The following nucleotide sequence is from Mycobacterium sp. Z3061.
CAGCAGCAACTGGTCATCCTGGCCAGGATCGTCGCCCAGAAGCTGCCGACGGATTTCGTTCCACCGCAACAGGATATCGCTCCCGAATGCGCCGGCGTCCGGGTCGCCGAACACATCGTCGGCGGAAAAGTGGCGATGGCGCGCGGCAGTGCCAACAGCGAAACGCTGAACTGCCACTACCTGGGTCCCACCGGCATCCTCAGTGCCAGTGCCGCCAGGGAGGCCGGCCACTTCGTCGATGACCAGATCCGCATCCTGCGCAGCGGGTCGCGAAACCTCGTCGACCCACCCGTCACCGACGACACGGCTTTGATGGCCCTCAGCGCCAACAGCATGTACATAGAGGGCTACCTGACCGACTGCTGCACGCTGCAATTCGAACACCGTGCGGTCAACGACGCCTTGGACTACAGCGCCGAATTCGATACGGCGCAACGCGAATTCGTGTCCAGCTTCATTTCGGCGACGCGCGACTGGTCACGCCGGCGCTGACCAACCCGCGAGCGCCCGCGCGGGCGGTCACAGGTGAATCACCGACACCGAATTGCTATTGGAGTTGGTGATGTAGGCGTTCCCGCCAGTGGGGTCGATGGCAATGCCCAGGGGCTGGAGGCCCACCCCGACGGTGGACAGGACAGAGCCCGAGTTCGGATCGACCACCGACACCGTGTTACCGCCGGCAGTCGGCACGCTCTGAGTCCCCGAGTTGGTGACGTAGATGTGGCCGGTAGCGGGATCAATGGCCACCGCGAACGGATTCGGATTACCGCCGCTCGTCGGCGTCAAGCTGACAGAGCTGAGGCCGTCGGTCGAGTTGTAGATCCCTGTGTAGTTGCCCAGTGAGCTGGCGAAGTAGACGTCGCCATTGCCACCTACCGCGACACCTTCGGGAGCTTTCAAATTACCGATCAACGGCGTCACATTGTTTGTATTTGTATCTATAGCGACTAATGAATTATTGGTGATGTTTGTGACGTAGACATTATTGCCGCTGGCCGCCACGTACGCGGGTTTGTTGAACGAGGCGCTGCTGATATTGCTCACGGTGTAGGTATTGTTGCCTTGCGGGGTTATCACCGACACCAGGTTGGATCCGGAGTTGGCAACATAGATCCGACCGTCGGCGGCCACGGTCAACCCGACCGGGACATTGAAGACGTTGGCGCCGGTACCGGTGATGGTGATGGTGGCCGTCACCTGGTTGGTAGCAGGGTCGATCACCGACACGTAGTTCCCGTTGGAATTGGTGACGTAGACATTGCCGGTGGTGGGGCTGACCGCGACTCCTTGTGGGCTGTTGCCGGTGAAGCCAGCGGGAGGAGTGATCGGGATAGTGGTGAGGACCTGGTTGGTGGCGGGGTTGATCACCGACACCGAGCCATCGAAGAAATTCGCGACGTAGAGATTGCCGTTGACAGGGTCCAGCGCGATCCCGCTCGGATTGCCGCCGACACTGATGGTGCTGATGCCGGCGTGTCCGCCGGCGCCGCCGACGCCACCGGCACTTCCCACGTTGGCGCCGCCGGCGCTGCCGGTTCCGCCGAGCACACCGGTGCCGCCCGCACCCGTGCCTGCGGTGCCGCCGTGACCGCCGCTGCCGCCGGCACCGGTTGTACCGCCGAAGCCTGCGCCGCCGCCCGCGCCGCCATGGCCACCCAGGCCGCCGTCGGCGCCGTTGCCACCGACCATGCCGCTCGCCGTAGTGCCGACAGCGCCGCTGGCACCGCCGTCACCACCGAGGCCACCTTGGCCGCCCACACCGCCGACCCCGCCACGCCCGAACAATCCCGTGCTGGCACCGCCCGCCCCACCCGCTCCCCCTGTGCCGCCGGTGAATCCGTCCGTGCCGACGATGCCGGCCGTAGCCGCCGTGCCGACGGCTCCGGCCCCGCCCTGGCCTCCTGCCCCGCCGGCTCCACCGGACCACAGGAACGACAAGAGAGCCCTGTCGACGCCACCGGCACCTCCGGCGCCGCCGGTCCCGCCGATGCCGGTCGGGTTGGCAAAGCCGACTCCGCCGGTCCCGCCGGCCCCGCCGTTGCCTCCTAGGAAGCCACCGGCGCCACCGACCCCACCGACCCCACCGACCGCGGTCGCCGTGCCGACACCCCCTGCCCCGCCGGCACCACCGTTGCCGAACAACCCGGCCGCGCCGCCGGCTCCACCCGCCTGTCCGGCCGCCCCGGAGCCACCATTGCCACCGTTACCCCAGAGGATGCCGCCGGCCCCACCAGCCTGGCCGGTACCCGCCGCACCATTGGTGCCATTGCCGATCAACGGACGCCCGAACAATGCGTTGGTGGGCGCATTGATGATGCCCAGGATGTCTTGCTCCAAGGTCTGAAGGGGCGATGCGCTGGCCGCCTCAACCGCCGCATATGCACCCCCCGCGCTCGTCAATGCGCGCACGAATTCGGCATGATATGCGGCTGCCCGGGCATTGAGCGCCGTGAATTGTTGACCGTATCCGCCGAAGAATCTCGAGATCGCCGCCGATACCTCATCGGCGGCCGCGGGCAGCAATTCCGTCGTCGCAGGCGCCGCCGCGCCGGCTGCCGATTTGAGTGCAGACCCAATACTGGCGATGTCAGCCGACGCGGCATTCAACACCTCGGGTGCGACCAGCAGGTACGACGACATTCGCGGCTCCCATCTTCAATTGACTCTCGGCAGAACGGGGTTCTAATAGCGATAAATTCATAGCAGACACCGCCGCCAGAGGACCAGTGTTCGTTTTGCGGATTTTGGCGTGTCGTTTAGAGGACGTCCCCGCGTGTCGAGCAGGAACAGTTCATTCCCCCGGACGAATGCCGGTAGGCCCGATGCCGCGGGGCGCGCGCCACTGCACCGGCACGAGCAGGATTGGCGCTGCACGTCGCTGTTGGTGCGTGGAGCGACGGCATTTGCCAGCCCCGCCCGAAGAGAGGTCCGCGCAAACAACGACCTGTCGTTACCGGATCATTTGGCCGTCGGCAACCCTGCAACCAAGTTTGTTGCGCTGCACCAGGATATCGTTTTCGAGTGCGCCGGCTCCATGGCCACCGACCGCATTGTCGGCGGGAAAAACAAGAAAGCGGGCGGCACTACGGCCTGAGATCCTTCGTTGATCGGCGTGCGCGATCTCGTCCAGCCACCGGTCGCCGATCACATCGGCGGTCAACGACGCGATGGTGGGAAGCCACCAAGTCGACTCGGCATCAAGCGAATTCACCTTCAACGCAACGCAATGTGTTGCCGATTTGGGTGAGTTCAAGGCTAGATAACGAGTCTGGTTGTCAGAGAGTTGATTTCGGCTGCGCCGCCGACGACACCTTGCCCGCTGGAGGGATTCGATGATCGGCTGTCCAAGAGTTGAGATTGCGGCGTCCCCGCCGCTCGATCGCGGTCACCTGCGCCGCGGGCCGTTTTGCTGGCGCACGTGGCGGAGTCCCCCGGTCGGCACCCGCCAAAGACCGGTATTCCTATTACTGTTTGCCGGCCGCGGCGTCGACGGTCGCGCGGATGGCTCCGGACAGCCGCGTTCCCGGATCCGCAAGTGCCGGATCGACGGCGGTGAACTCCGGCGCCGGATCGAAGTAGCTGATCTGGGCCGGGCCCCCGCGGTCGTTCGCCCACACGGTCACCCGCACCGGAACCACCGCGCCGATGGCCTGGGTGGCACCGAACAACGTCTTGCCGATCTGCGGGTCGCCCATGAAGAAACTGTGCGCGCGTTGCGACGGCACACCCACCGCCTTCAATCTGGTCTCTTCGTTCAAGTCACCGAGGATGACCATGCCGTGTTTGTCGGCGGCGTCGTGCAGGGCACCTATCGTCGCCTCGTACTCGCCGTTGGCGGTCACCGTGATGAACCGCGTGTCGACCGCGGTTGCCGCCATCGGGCCACCGGCGGCGGCTTCGGCGATCGTTCGGATCTGCTGGGATATCTGCTGCCCGCCGTTACTGAGTGCGGGATCGACCGCGGCGAACTCCGGTGCCGGATCGAAATAGCCGATGTGGGCCGGACCGTCGGCGTCCGCCCAGACGTGCATGCGCACCGGAACCACCGCACCGATGGCTTTGGTTACATCGAAAAACGTCTTGCCGAGTTCAGGGTTACCGACGAAGAACGTGTGCGCGCCGGGCAGGCGCAACCCGTTGGCCGCCAACTCAGCGTCCTGGTTCACCTCACCGACGATCGTCATGCCGTGATCGCCGGCCGCCTTGGTCAGCGCACCGACCGTGGCCTCGAAACCTTGGTTGGCGGTGTAGCTGACGAACTTCGTCGACACGCCGCGCGACCCGTCGGCGGGGCCGGCGCTGGTCGGCGCCCCGGCGGGTCCCATGCTGCGCCCGTCATGACAACCGGCCACCGTCACGACGACGGATACAACCAAGACGACTTGCGCCAATATCGCTCGGAATGTGGGGCACATAGGTCTGCTCCCTCGACCTCGACGGGCAACGACGTCCCATGAGACTCCACCATCGGCGCAACGATCTCAATAGCCGAAGGTCAGCTTGCGAAAGTGGGGTAGCCACCCCGCGCGAACAGACGCAAAAGCACCCTATTTCGGCACGAAATGGGTGCTTTTGCGTCTG
It contains:
- a CDS encoding PE domain-containing protein; protein product: MSSYLLVAPEVLNAASADIASIGSALKSAAGAAAPATTELLPAAADEVSAAISRFFGGYGQQFTALNARAAAYHAEFVRALTSAGGAYAAVEAASASPLQTLEQDILGIINAPTNALFGRPLIGNGTNGAAGTGQAGGAGGILWGNGGNGGSGAAGQAGGAGGAAGLFGNGGAGGAGGVGTATAVGGVGGVGGAGGFLGGNGGAGGTGGVGFANPTGIGGTGGAGGAGGVDRALLSFLWSGGAGGAGGQGGAGAVGTAATAGIVGTDGFTGGTGGAGGAGGASTGLFGRGGVGGVGGQGGLGGDGGASGAVGTTASGMVGGNGADGGLGGHGGAGGGAGFGGTTGAGGSGGHGGTAGTGAGGTGVLGGTGSAGGANVGSAGGVGGAGGHAGISTISVGGNPSGIALDPVNGNLYVANFFDGSVSVINPATNQVLTTIPITPPAGFTGNSPQGVAVSPTTGNVYVTNSNGNYVSVIDPATNQVTATITITGTGANVFNVPVGLTVAADGRIYVANSGSNLVSVITPQGNNTYTVSNISSASFNKPAYVAASGNNVYVTNITNNSLVAIDTNTNNVTPLIGNLKAPEGVAVGGNGDVYFASSLGNYTGIYNSTDGLSSVSLTPTSGGNPNPFAVAIDPATGHIYVTNSGTQSVPTAGGNTVSVVDPNSGSVLSTVGVGLQPLGIAIDPTGGNAYITNSNSNSVSVIHL
- a CDS encoding DUF302 domain-containing protein; translation: MTVAGCHDGRSMGPAGAPTSAGPADGSRGVSTKFVSYTANQGFEATVGALTKAAGDHGMTIVGEVNQDAELAANGLRLPGAHTFFVGNPELGKTFFDVTKAIGAVVPVRMHVWADADGPAHIGYFDPAPEFAAVDPALSNGGQQISQQIRTIAEAAAGGPMAATAVDTRFITVTANGEYEATIGALHDAADKHGMVILGDLNEETRLKAVGVPSQRAHSFFMGDPQIGKTLFGATQAIGAVVPVRVTVWANDRGGPAQISYFDPAPEFTAVDPALADPGTRLSGAIRATVDAAAGKQ